The DNA region GGAGCAGGTTCAGGTGACGTAAACCAGAAGCTGCTGCAATGGGCGGAGCAGAAAGGAATTCTACTTGAGATCACCCTTGTTGATCTGACGGAAGAGGCATGTGAGGAAGCCAGAAGACTTTTTCGAAACGAACCCAGGATTAAAGTACGGCGTGCGGATGTCATGGAATTGCCGGAAGGCTCAGCAGATATCGTGACTGGCTCCCAGTTTGTCCATCATTTTGAGGGGAAGCAACTGGTTGATATGGTCTCACATATGCTGCGTGCCTCCAGATATGGCGTTGTAATTAATGATATTCATCGGCATCCCGTATCCTACGCAGCCGTTTGGATTACCACGCGAATAATCTCAAGGAATCGGTATATTCGTCATGATGGACCGCTGTCTGTTGCAAAAGGATTCACAGGAAGGGATTGGCGGGACTTGAAAAAACAGCTGAACCACGACACGATGACCTATGAATGGAAGCCTCTATTCCGATATTCGGTTGTCATTCCGAGTAATCGGACACGATCGAAGTCTAATGGGCTGTAACCATAATGCATAACGAAGGGCGGGTATTATGAAGTGTCTAAGCCAATCGATGTCATTGTCATCGGAGCAGGAATTGCTGGCAGTACCTGTGCGTTGCAGCTTGCCAAACAAGGGCATCGAACACTTCTGCTGGATCGGCAGGAGTTTCCGCGTCACAAAACATGCGGTGAATTTATGTCCCCTGAGACAAAAGAGATGCTGGAGTATCTGGGGATCTATCTGCTTGATCAAGAGATCATGCCCAGCAACATAGATCTTGCCAAAATCATTATGCCTCTGGGCGGGGAGATAAAAGCTCCGCTGCCAGGATCGGCTTATGGGATTAGCCGTTATGAGCTGGATCGGATTCTACACGAAGAAGCTGTAGCTTCAGGAGTTGAGATTATTACGAAAGCAACGATAACGGGTATTCAGCAACTTGACGATCATAGCTATGAAGTAGCGGCGAAACGAGGTAACGATCGAATATGTTACAGAGCGAGAACCGTCATTGGCGCCCATGGTACGAAGAAGCTGCGTGGAGTGAATTCAAAGGCAGAGCTGTATGATAAAACGGTATATGTCGGTATCAAATCTCACTACAGGGGAATCGCCATTCCCTCGCAGATAGAGCTGTATTTTTGCAAGGGAGGATACGTCGGTATTTCACCGATTGAGGGTGGTATCGCCAATGTAGCAGCGTTGTTGACATTGGATGCGGTACAGGGCAGTGGAAAGTCTGTTCCGGATATATTGCAGGCCGCGTCTATAACCAACGAGAGATTGGCAGCAAGGCTCGCCGAGGGCAGTTCTGTCCAAGGAACACAGGTTTCTGTTGCACCACTCCATCTATCCAAAGTTCCTGAACCATGGTCCCAATATCCGCATATTGGTGATGCCATGCTGATGATCCCCCCCTTATGCGGGGATGGGATGTCCATTGCGCTTCGTTCCTCGCTATTGTGTGCTGAATGGACTGATAAATATCTTCGAGGCAGTATCAGCTACACCCAGTGGCAGTCCGAGTATTCGAAGGAAGCGAATCAGGAATTCACTCAGCTGCTCCGACGGGCACGCAGAATCCAGAAGCTGGCTTTTGCCAAAACCAATAAATTCTATCCGGGTCTGGTCCGGGTCATTCCTGGTCTGGCGACTTATTTGGTTAAGGCAACACGATTATCGGAAATGAATCTCGTCCATCGATGACGATTGGTAAGTCAATTCCATATGGAAAGGGGCAGTTTATATTGCCTCTTTTTTTTGCTTTCACGTGAATTTTGACGAGACCGTTTAGAAATCTGGCGAATGCTCGTATAATAGAATCTAATGTAAAGTTAGAAACAAGAGTCCAATTTGAAATCAGGAGGCATTATTTTAAATGAACTATACATTTTCCAACCGCATTGCTGCACTGCAGCCATCAATTATTCGTGAGATTCTGAAGGCCACTTCGGGTCAAAATGTAATTCCATTCTCGGCGGGAAATCCCGCTCCGGAAACCTTTCCTATAGAGGCCATACGAACATTCACCCAGTCCATTTTGGAACAGGACCCTGTAACAGCACTGCAATATGGAATTACCGAAGGTTATGCACCGCTACGCGATACCTTAAGCCAGCACTTGCAAACCGGCTTTGATACAGGCAAAGCGTCGGATGAACTGTTTATCGTATCCGGTGCCCAACAGGGAATTGAACTTGCTTGTAAAGTGTTCTGTAATGAAGGGGATACAATTATCTGTGAGAGTCCCAGCTTCATCGGTTCCCTGAACTCCTTCCGGGCTTCGGGCGCCAAGCTTGTCGGGGTTCCCATGGAAACGGACGGCATGGATATCGAGAAGCTGGAACATGCCCTGCAAACGGAAAAGAATGTGAAACTGATTTACGTGATTCCGAGTTTCCAAAACCCGACCGGCATTACCACAAGCCTGGAGAAGCGTAAGGCCATTTATGATCTTGCCAAGAAGTATAATGTCATGATTCTGGAAGATAACCCATACGGAGAGCTTCGATTCAGTGGAGAAGATGTAGCGACGATTAAATCAATGGATGACGAGGGTCTGGTTATTTATGTAGGTTCCTTCTCCAAAATCCTGTCTGCCGGGCTTCGCGTCGGATATGTTCTGGCACCTCATGAAGTTGTGCAGAAGATGGTTGTCGCCAAGCAGGGAGAGGATGTACATACAGCCATGCTGCCACAGATTTTGGCATACAAGTTCATGACGGAGTATAACTACGCCGAGCACATTAGCAGCATCCGAGACATCTACCGCAGAAAATCTGCCTTAATGATTAGTAAGTTGCAGGAGCATATGGGCGAGTCCATTACCTTTACCCATCCGGATGGTGGCCTGTTCCTCTGGTGTGAACTGCCTGCCCACATCCCAATGTTGGATTATGCCAAAACAGCTGCCGCTGAAGGTGTAGCCGTAGTTCCGGGCACTGCTTTTCTCGTTGATGAGAGTGAGCCCTGCAATGCCATCAGACTTAATTTCTCAACACCATCCGATGAGCAGATCGTGAAGGGAATTGAAAAACTGGGACAGGTTCTGAACAAATTTGGATTGAATTGAACCAGTGATATTTCATATAAATTTATACATTTTGGAGGCACATCTATGAATCAACGTTTTCGGATCACTCGTTCCATGCAAGAAAATAATGGAGAGCAGTCCATCTCTTTGGAGGAGTGTAAGCAGTACTTTGCATCCAAACCAGACTTTACATATTCGCCTGTCCTGACCGTCCAAGGACCTGAGAGTGTCATGTCCATCGATGGGGATTTCTTCATGTGGAAATATGAGGACTTGCAGATTCCATTCCGTCTTTATATGGGGGATCTGTATGTTGCGATTGTGAATGAAGCTGTCGTTCCGCTAATGATTGAGGTGGCAACAGATTTGCGAGCTGATGTGGTCGAAGGATAAGCATAAAAGTGTCGGGGAAGTCGCTAATCTGGCGGCTTTTTTTGCTGTGAACCTATTCGTTAAAAACATATAAATCCAATGAGAGAAAGGGGTTTTTGCGCAATGTCGTTCTTTAATCGTGGATCGGGAGACTGGGCAATTTGCGGATCCATCTAAATTAAAGGAAGTGGCCTATCAAGGGCTGTTATCGGGAATGCTGAAGTTTGACCTTTCCGAACATCCATGAACAAATAAAATTTTTTTGCGGGAGAAGCCACATCGTTGAGGTGCGAGCCTTAGCCATACCGTTTCAAAAGTAAAAGTAAAGAACGCCTATGGGGGGCTTTTTTTGGTTTGGGACGATATATTTTTTTGTTCCCGGATAAAAAAATTCATTGTCTTAAAACTTTTTTAGACTTTCCGCTGTCTAACATGCGAAACAACATACAAAGTAAGCTTTATTAAAAATGCGGCAATAATCAAAATATACAGTCGCAGCGGGGGTGGACAAACTGAGCAAGGTGAGTACAGCACTAACTGAACAGCAGTTCAGTGATCGTCTGGAGGCATGTAAAGAAAAGCTTTATCGCTTCGCGTTCTCTTATGTGAAAAATGAACAGGAAGCATTGGAAATCATATCCGAAGCCTCTTATAAAGGTTTTCTATCTTATGAAAAAGTGAATAGTCCTGATTATTTTGAAACCTGGATGACTCGGATCGTCATCAATTGTTCTCTGGATCACATCAGACGAAAGAAGAAATACACGTATATGGAAGACAGTACAATACCGTTTGCAGCCGAAGAGAGTTCCATGGGGCTTGAAGAGCAATGGGATTTATACGAAGCACTTGATCACCTGCATCCCGAAGATAGGGCATTTATCGTTTTGAAATTTTTCCAGGATCAGCGATTCAAGGATATGGCGGAGGTACTGTCCCTGCCGGAAAGCACGGTGAAGACCAGGTTCTATAAGATCTTAAACAAACTCAAAAAACATCTAACCAAGGAAGAGGTTGATTTTACATGACAGGAAAAGAACGATATGAACAGATCGATATTCCATCCGGTCTTTCCGGAGTTATTCAGCAAGCCCGTCAGCGCGCACGAAATCAAAAACGAAGAAAAATGGTGATCTGGCGCAGTTCCTCCCTGGTTGCTGCTTGTGCTGCGGTGATGATAACAGCCAACGTACCAGGTGTGGCCAAGGCATTATCCGATGTACCTGTTATAGGTTCTGTCGTCAAAATTCTGCAAGTTGGTGGTGGCGGGGAGCGCACAGATGGGGTTTCGGTTACAACGACCAAAGAATCGGATACACTAAACATTAATTTTCAGATCGATGGTGAACAGATCACATCTGCTCCATCATATACTGTGGATCACAAGGAAGGGCCGAATCGCTTGATCTTCACCTTCAATGGGGTGCGTCATCTGGATTATGACAAGTTGGAGAAGGATATTAAAGCACTTAAGAATGTAAAAGATGTCTTTCAAAATATCATTTTGGATGATTCCGCGATTGGCTTTGTGGTTGAACTTAAGGATGATGTGGATTATTCCGTGTCAGAGTATCAGCAGCCAGGATATATTCAGTTGAAGCTTTCTTCCGATCGGAAGTCAACACAAGCGCATGAACTTTTCTTCGTGCGAAGCGAAGACATGGAGCAGGGTGAAGCACTGGCCATGTTGGCTGAGCAGTATTTTGCTGATGGCAGCAGTGTTGTGAAGACTCGAAATGGAAAATTCACCGTCGTCATGGGTGCCTTCGACAATCAAGCAGATGCAGAGAAACACCTGAAAGAATTTACTGACCGGAAAGACTACAGTGAACCACTGCATGTCGACAGCTGGATGAGTAATGAAAATCCGCAATAATGAAAGAAGCCTGCCCTAGCGCAGGTTTCTTCTTGTAGACTTTATTATCTGAAGTCCATTTCCGTTATCTTTTACGAGTCGCCTATTGGCGGCTTTTTTTGTTGTAACTATGAGAAGTACAAATCTGTAATCTTACATCGTTGTCAGTTTTGTGTAAGTTTGATCGATAGGAGCTGAAGTGGCCTTAATATACACTTAAATCAATTCAACGCACTACATTCACACCTTTAGGAGGCCAAACAATGAAAAGTGCATATGCGGATCAATTGAAAATAGGAATTAAAAATAAACCATTTATTCGGTTGAGGAGATCCTTCGGATGTACCGAGATACTTGGGCTGAAATAGATTTAACGCAAATTCGTAAGAATGTCATACAGATCCGCAAATTTTTACCCCGTTCGACCAAATTAATGGCAGTTGTTAAAGCAAATGCATACGGGCATGGAGATATCGAGACTGCCAAAGAAGCAGTAGAGGCAGGCGCGGATTATTTAGCGTGTGCATTCATTGAAGAAGCCATCCGCATTAGAAATGCCGGCTTAGAACAACCGATTCTTATTTTGACTCCGATACGTCCCGAACTTGTACCTCTGGCTCTGGAACATGAGTTGATGCTTACCGTTACACAAGCGTCATGGTTTCATGAGATGAGAAAATACAAGCCTATTCATACCCCGCATAAGTTATCTGTGCATGTGAAAATGGATACTGGACTTGGGCGAATAGGTATACGCACGCAAGAAGAGTGGCTTGAAATGGTTCCTTGGCTCAAAGCACCAGATGTAGTAGTCGACGGGTTCTATACCCACTTCGCGACTGCAGGTGAGGCAGACAACCGTTATCTTCAGCTTCAGATTCAACGCTTCCTGGAAATGAAAGAATGGAGCAGTATGTCACGGATTCCAATCAATCATTATCACTGTGCGGGAAGTGTGGCAGCACTGCGATTCCCGGAATTGTGCATGGATATGGCTCGAATAGGAGCTGCAATCTATGGCTTTTATCCGGAAAAACTAGTACCTAACATCCAACTAAAGCCGGCATTCAGTATGCACAGTAGATTATTACAAACGAAAAAATTAAAAAAAGGCGAATATGTGGGCTACAACAATGCTTATCAAACAGACTCAGATCAATGGATCGGAACAGTGCCTATCGGCTATGCCGATGGATGGTCGCAGAGAATGCAAAATTCGGAGGTGTTGGTGGAAGGGTATCGTGCAGAAATTATAGGGAAAATCTCCATGGATCAATTGATGGTCAAGCTTCCCATGTATTTTCCAGAAGGATCAAAGGTGACCTTCATTGGCTA from Paenibacillus sp. JNUCC-31 includes:
- a CDS encoding methyltransferase domain-containing protein, which produces MSFFRTLSVRAREDELMDDFSMGGEELSEALKHLRRLNKIFAAPGPTRAGVEKLWRSIGSPDQLTLLDVGAGSGDVNQKLLQWAEQKGILLEITLVDLTEEACEEARRLFRNEPRIKVRRADVMELPEGSADIVTGSQFVHHFEGKQLVDMVSHMLRASRYGVVINDIHRHPVSYAAVWITTRIISRNRYIRHDGPLSVAKGFTGRDWRDLKKQLNHDTMTYEWKPLFRYSVVIPSNRTRSKSNGL
- a CDS encoding NAD(P)/FAD-dependent oxidoreductase, which gives rise to MSKPIDVIVIGAGIAGSTCALQLAKQGHRTLLLDRQEFPRHKTCGEFMSPETKEMLEYLGIYLLDQEIMPSNIDLAKIIMPLGGEIKAPLPGSAYGISRYELDRILHEEAVASGVEIITKATITGIQQLDDHSYEVAAKRGNDRICYRARTVIGAHGTKKLRGVNSKAELYDKTVYVGIKSHYRGIAIPSQIELYFCKGGYVGISPIEGGIANVAALLTLDAVQGSGKSVPDILQAASITNERLAARLAEGSSVQGTQVSVAPLHLSKVPEPWSQYPHIGDAMLMIPPLCGDGMSIALRSSLLCAEWTDKYLRGSISYTQWQSEYSKEANQEFTQLLRRARRIQKLAFAKTNKFYPGLVRVIPGLATYLVKATRLSEMNLVHR
- a CDS encoding aminotransferase-like domain-containing protein, with product MNYTFSNRIAALQPSIIREILKATSGQNVIPFSAGNPAPETFPIEAIRTFTQSILEQDPVTALQYGITEGYAPLRDTLSQHLQTGFDTGKASDELFIVSGAQQGIELACKVFCNEGDTIICESPSFIGSLNSFRASGAKLVGVPMETDGMDIEKLEHALQTEKNVKLIYVIPSFQNPTGITTSLEKRKAIYDLAKKYNVMILEDNPYGELRFSGEDVATIKSMDDEGLVIYVGSFSKILSAGLRVGYVLAPHEVVQKMVVAKQGEDVHTAMLPQILAYKFMTEYNYAEHISSIRDIYRRKSALMISKLQEHMGESITFTHPDGGLFLWCELPAHIPMLDYAKTAAAEGVAVVPGTAFLVDESEPCNAIRLNFSTPSDEQIVKGIEKLGQVLNKFGLN
- a CDS encoding sigma-70 family RNA polymerase sigma factor, whose amino-acid sequence is MDKLSKVSTALTEQQFSDRLEACKEKLYRFAFSYVKNEQEALEIISEASYKGFLSYEKVNSPDYFETWMTRIVINCSLDHIRRKKKYTYMEDSTIPFAAEESSMGLEEQWDLYEALDHLHPEDRAFIVLKFFQDQRFKDMAEVLSLPESTVKTRFYKILNKLKKHLTKEEVDFT
- a CDS encoding SPOR domain-containing protein, translating into MTGKERYEQIDIPSGLSGVIQQARQRARNQKRRKMVIWRSSSLVAACAAVMITANVPGVAKALSDVPVIGSVVKILQVGGGGERTDGVSVTTTKESDTLNINFQIDGEQITSAPSYTVDHKEGPNRLIFTFNGVRHLDYDKLEKDIKALKNVKDVFQNIILDDSAIGFVVELKDDVDYSVSEYQQPGYIQLKLSSDRKSTQAHELFFVRSEDMEQGEALAMLAEQYFADGSSVVKTRNGKFTVVMGAFDNQADAEKHLKEFTDRKDYSEPLHVDSWMSNENPQ
- the alr gene encoding alanine racemase yields the protein MYRDTWAEIDLTQIRKNVIQIRKFLPRSTKLMAVVKANAYGHGDIETAKEAVEAGADYLACAFIEEAIRIRNAGLEQPILILTPIRPELVPLALEHELMLTVTQASWFHEMRKYKPIHTPHKLSVHVKMDTGLGRIGIRTQEEWLEMVPWLKAPDVVVDGFYTHFATAGEADNRYLQLQIQRFLEMKEWSSMSRIPINHYHCAGSVAALRFPELCMDMARIGAAIYGFYPEKLVPNIQLKPAFSMHSRLLQTKKLKKGEYVGYNNAYQTDSDQWIGTVPIGYADGWSQRMQNSEVLVEGYRAEIIGKISMDQLMVKLPMYFPEGSKVTFIGYSGEQEIPIQELAHHIGGVSQEITSSITDRVLRIYKEGGEVFHENTGSRTKTY